CGGTGCCCTGCAATAAGCGTGAGCCCGGCAGCGGCTGCCCGGCGCGCACCGGCTTGAACCGCATCCATGCCATCCTCGGGGCCAGCGATCAATGTGTGGCCACCCACCCTTCGGACATGTGTGTCGCCCTCGCGGCGCTGGAGGCGCGGGTGCATGTGCAAGGGCGCGGCGGTGCACGTGTCATCGAGTTTGCCGACTTCCACCGCCTGCCGGGGGATGCACCGCAACGCGACAACCAATTGGCCGACGATGAGTTGATCACCGCCATCGAGCTGCCCGCCGACCATCTGGCGCGCCACAGTCACTACCTGAAAGTCCGCGACCGAGCGTCCTACGCATTTGCCCTGGTGTCGGTGGCCGCGGCCCTTGAACTGGACGGCGACCGGATCGTCGACGCACGCCTGGCCCTTGGCGGCGTGGCCCACAAACCCTGGCGTGACCGGGCGGTTGAGGCGGCGTTGATCGGCCAGACCGTCAGCCGCGAAACCTTCAGCAACGCCGCCGACGCCTTGCTGCAAGACGCCGAACCCCTGGAACACAACGGCTTCAAGATCAAGCTGGCGCGCCGCGCAGTGATCCGTGCCCTGAGCGACGCCGCCGTCGCAGGAGAACGCCCATGACCGCTATCGGCAAACCCCTGGACCGTGTCGACGGTCTGCTCAAGGTCACGGGCCAGGCGCGCTATGCCGGTGAGTTCCCCGAGAGCGGCCTGCTCCACGGCAGCGTGGTGTCCAGCACCATCGCCAAGGGCCGCGTGCTGCGCATCGATGCTTCCCGGGCCCTGGCGCTGCCGGGTGTGGTGATGGTGCTCGATCATCTCAATCGGCCGAAACTCGCGAGCTACGATGATGCCTTCCAGGACGATGATGCGGCGGATGGCTCACCGTTTCGTCCGTTGTATAACGATCGCGTGCTCTACAGCGGCCAGCCCCTGGCGTTGGTGATCGCGGATAACCTGGAGCTGGCGCGGCATGCCGGTTCGCTGGTGCGCATCGAGTATGCGGCCGAAGCCTTCGACACCGACCTGGTGGCGCTGCAGGAACAGGCCCACGCCTCACCGCAAACGCCGCCCGCGCCACGCGGCAACTTCCAGGCCGAATGGGCCGGCGCCGCCGTCAGCCTGGACGTCCACTACAGCACCCCCATCGAACACCATAACCCCATGGAACCCCACGCCAGCACCGTGCTGTACCAGGCCGACGGCACGCTGCATATCCACGACAAGACCCAGGGCCCGCAAAACTGCCAGGCCTACGTGCAAAAGGTGTTCGGCCTGGATAAAAGCCAGGTGCGCGTCTTCGCCGCATTCGTTGGCGGCGCGTTTGGCTCGGGCCTGCGCCCGCAATACCAGTTGCCGCTGGCGGTGATGGCCTCCCTGGCACTGAAACGTTCGGTGCGAGTCACGCTCACGCGCCAGCAGATGTTCACCTTCGGCTATCGCCCGCGCACCTTGCAGCGTTTGCAGATGGGCGCCGCAGCCAACGGGCGACTGTTGGCACTGGGGCACACGGCGATTGGCCAAACCTCGCGTTTCGAGGATTTCAGCGAGCACGTGGTGGAATGGAGCGGCATGCTTTACCACTGCGACAACGTGCAATTGACCTACAAGCTGGTGCGACTCGACGTGTTCACCCCGCTGGACATGCGTGCGCCAGGCGCCGCACTGGGCGTGATCGGCCTGGAATGCGCCATGGACGAACTGGCCTGTGCCTTGCGCATGGACCCGGTGCAACTGCGCTTGATCAACTATGCCGAGCGCAACCAGAACGAAGACAAACCCTGGTCGAGTAAAGCCTTGCGTGAGTGTTACAGCGAAGGCGCCGAACGTTTTGGCTGGAGCCGGCGCAACCCGGAACCGCGCAGCATGCGTGATGGCCGCCAGTTGATCGGCTGGGGCATGGCGGGCGGCGTGTGGGAATCCATGCAGATGAAAGCCAGCGCCAAGGCGCGCATCGACACGCAGGGCAAGCTCACGGTCAGCAGTGCCACCACGGATATCGGCACCGGCACTTACACGGTGATGACCCAGATCGCCTCCCAGGCCAGCGGCGTGGCGGTGGAGGATGTGCAGTTTCTGCTCGGCGACTCTTCTTTACCGACTGCGCCGTTGCAGGGCGGCTCGTTCACCGTGTCCTCCGTCGGTACCGCCGTGCAGCAAGCGTGCGAAGCCTTGACCGGCACACTGCTGAACATTGCCCGGCAAACCTACCCGGTATTCAAGGATGCCGAGTCGGTACGTTTTGAAGACGGCCACCTGCACACCGGGGACGTCAGTGTGTCGTTGGCCCAACTGGTCAAAGACAGTGGCGAAGACGCGTTGGAGGTGCAGGTCGACAGCGAGCCGGACAAAAAACGTGAGGGCTATGCGACCGCTACCCATTCGGCGGTGTTTGTCGAGGTTCAGGTCGACGAAGACCTGGGCACCATCAAAGTGCGTCGGGTGGTCAGTGCA
The genomic region above belongs to Pseudomonas poae and contains:
- a CDS encoding xanthine dehydrogenase family protein subunit M; this encodes MNPFHYSKPADVHEAVHLSSAASRFIAGGTNLLDLMKENISHPEHLIDITGLPLHGVEATAEGGLRIGALVSNADLAWHPLIEQHYPLLSQAILAGASPQLRNMASTGGNLLQRTRCYYFYDAAVPCNKREPGSGCPARTGLNRIHAILGASDQCVATHPSDMCVALAALEARVHVQGRGGARVIEFADFHRLPGDAPQRDNQLADDELITAIELPADHLARHSHYLKVRDRASYAFALVSVAAALELDGDRIVDARLALGGVAHKPWRDRAVEAALIGQTVSRETFSNAADALLQDAEPLEHNGFKIKLARRAVIRALSDAAVAGERP